Part of the Oncorhynchus keta strain PuntledgeMale-10-30-2019 unplaced genomic scaffold, Oket_V2 Un_contig_7704_pilon_pilon, whole genome shotgun sequence genome is shown below.
GGTCATAGGCCTATAGTCATGTCAAAATACTTCTGGACCTCACTGTCCAGTAAGGAAGTCGTCCTGAATACATCTGACCTGTTCTCTACCCTGGTCATAGGCCTATAGTCATGTCAAAATACTTCTGGACCTCACTGTCCAGTAAGGAAGTCGTCCTGAATACATCTGACCTGTTCTCCACCCTGGTCATAGGCCTATAGTCATGTCCAAATACTTCTGGACCTCACTGTCCAGTAACGAAGTCGTCCTGAATACATCTGACCTGTTTTCCACCCTGGTCATAGGCCTATAGTCATGTCCAAATACTTCTGGACCTCACTGTCCAGTAACAAAGTCGTCCTGAATACATCTGACCTGTTCTCCACCCTGGTCATAGGCCTATAGTCATGTCCAAATACTTCTGGACCTCACTGTCCAGTAAGGAAGTCGTCCTGAATACATCTGACCTGTTCTCCACCCTGGTCATAGGCCTATAGTCATGTCCAAATACTTCTGGACCTCACTGTCCAGTAACGAAGTCGTCCTGAATACATCTGACCTGTTCTCCACCCTGGTCATAGGCCTATAGTCATGTCCAAATACTTCTGGACCTCACTGTCCAGTAAGGAAGTCGTCCTGAATACATCTGACCTGTTCTCCACCCTGGTCATAGGCCTATAGTCATGTCCAAATACTTCTGGACCTCACTGTCCAGTAACGAAGTCGTCCTGAATACATCTGACCTGTTCTCCACCCTGGTCATAGGCCTATAGTCATGTCCAAATACTTCTGGACCTCACTGTCCAGTAAGGAAGTCGTCCTGAATACATCTGACCTGTTCTCCACCCTGGTCATAGGCCTATAGTCATGTCCAAATACTTCTGGACCTCACTGTCCAGTAACGAAGTCATCCTGAATACATCTGACCTGTTCTCCACCCTGGTCATAGGCCTATAGTCATGTCCAAATACTTCTGGACCTCACTGTCCAGTAACGAAGTCGTCCTGAATACATCTGACCTGTTCTCCACCCTGGTCATAGGCCTATAGTCATGTCCAAATACTTCTGGACCTCACTGTCCAGTAACGAAGTCATCCTGAATACATCTGACCTGTTCTCCACCCTGGTCATAGGCCTATAGTCATGTCCAAATAtgcagaattgcaggaaatgatgTTTAAAACAGTAAACATTTCCTGGGGGAAATGtgtttaataaaaaatacaaataaaagttTTAAAACCGAGGCAGACAAAGTATTACATATTAGTCCTTTCCACTCCTGGTGATTTCTGCACTGTCATCTGCTTTGTTAATGTTGGCCTCAGATTCTAAAAAGCAGGAAGGGATTGGGGTGAAGGTGCAATCTGTGTAAAGTATGTCAGCACGACTCAGCAGCCAATCACATCATCCGTTGTCCACTTCTGTTCCAGTACAGTAAGTTCCAACACACACCCTTCTCTCTGCAAACatctgcatcacacacacacacacacacacacagagtcaggcaggcaacagagacagagagcaacacagagagaaggaaaacACTAAAGATAGATAGGTGGGTTAAAGAAGAAACAACAACCACGAAGACTAAGTATGTAAACACGGTTATGTGAGCTATTGGCTCACTCCAATATGGTATCCTTCCGTGCCGCAGGATACATTCAGAGTAAGGATTTTCAGGTTAGTCCAGGAGTCAATTCCGATTTAATTAgaaattccatttcaattcttGAATTCACTCCTGAAGTGGAGAATTTTTTTTCAGTTATGGAATTTGACTTGAATTGAAATTAGACcgtttggatttttttttaaattggaagtgaattataattttaaaaacatttgatCTTTGGAATTtaatattttacatttcccaGTTAATGGAATTAATGCACATAGTATCAAAATGTTCTGTGGGATTTGTATTTAATCATCTACGCTCTTAGAAAAAATggttccaaaggggttcttcggctgtccccgtaggataaccctttttggttacaggtagaactattttgggttccatgtagaaaaccaaaaatggttcttcacagggttctcctatggggataaccggagaacccttttaggttctagatagcaccttttttctaagaatgtATTCCTATATTTCCAGTATAGCTACTGTAGGCTGTCTGAACAGTGACATGATGAGCTTGAAAGCCTGAGAGAATTCAATTTGAATTTGTGGAATTGTTGTGGATAATATTGAATTGGGAATTCAATTCTTGGAATTTACCAAACACTGGAATTTTGAGGAATTTAATTATCTCCAAATTAAAAAACTGACCTGAATTTTGAATTGAATGTTATTTACAGGGAGAGAGAATTGAATTAGAATTGAATTTGTAGGATTGACCACAACCATGGTACTGCGGCTGCCCCCCTTAAATAGTTGCAGTCGCACCACTTCCACCTTGTGTCCTTTTTCGAGGCACAGTAGATCACTGACAAAAAGGATTGGAGTAATCCAATACCTCCCAAGACCATGGTTACATACTGTACGTAGCCTTTGTTATGTAGCACTATATTGGATCACTCCAATATGGTATCACAGTACCAGGTTTATCAGTGAACTAGTCTTTGGCCAGACAAAGAGCAAAGTCCAGTCCGGACTGAGCTCAGATCAGTCACGGTTGCTGTGTCCCTCCGCCCCTTCGCAGGGAAGCAGATACAACACCATGAACAGCCCTCCTGACCACATAGATGGGGTCAACATGTGCTAGACAGCACCCAACTGGCCGAGGCGCAAATGTCCAAGAGGGGAACTCTGAGCAGGGCCCACGAGGTAGTAACTCCTCCAGAAGAATCCACCACCACAGCAAAAGGCAAAGGCCTGCTGGCCAGCCGAAATGCTGCAGTAACAACATGAGAGTCTGTTCAGGTAGGCCCTGGCCCAGAACTCTCTCACTCTAGCACACTAAAGCCGATAAAACCTTTTGCATTGGCTGCGTCTGTGAAATGAAGTGTCCATTGCCCCAGCCGAGCACAGCACGCTGGGGGAAGCACCTAGTTAACCAGCGACAGTGTGAGATGTGGATGTGGACAACTGTAATGGCCGGTTCACACGTCACTCAGACAGAACCCTTGTCCAGAATGAGGGGTTAGGATGGAGGTCGACACTCCTTTCATCTGAACCCATTCAGAAATATTCAGTCAACCAGGGCTTCAACACCAGAAGACCCTGAGACATAGGCACCAGAACTGATGAGGTACCGGCAATGGAATTAGAGTTCGTAGCCCTCCAGCAATGTATTCAGTACCCATGGGAGCTCCACCTGCCTCTCTCAGTTTGCTCTGTGGGACTGTGAGAGGCTGCCAAGGCCGGCGGCAAGCACGTCAAATCAAATGAAAGTGTATTGGCCACGTACACAGTTTAGAAGATGTTACAGCGGGTGCAGAAAAATGCTGTAGGACAGGGAGAAAGCACATGACGACTCAATTAGCCTAGCTATCTGGCTAGCTAACTTAGCCTAGCTATCTTAGCCAACTAGCTTCTCAAggtttgatgcagtcaagacaggtacTACGTAATCATATTGGATGATAAACAACCTAGCTATGACAAGCTAGAAGTTAGTCTACTAGCGCAAGTCAGTTTGGTTGGTtactgcctctccctccctccttcttgcTCACAGTACACTCACCACAAGGCCCCTCCTCTTCCTCGCAAGGCCCCTCCTCCGCCTGCTCTCCCTCAAGCTGTATCAGCTCTGGTGAATAAAGTAGCTTACAAATGGACTTTTCTGCTGCTTTCCTCACTCTGATCCGACCACGTCTATACGGAACTGGTCGTCCTCGGGTCCTTTCGGAACGGGTCTCTTGTCTacattaaaaaatgtatttatgcaTATTTGGCGGGGTGGGAAAGCCCAAGGTCATTTCGGAACGGGTCCAACCTTTTAGACCTCTACTTGGGAGGCCCAACATAACAATCCCTGTCACGAAAGACAATGCCAGGAACATTGTGAATGATGTCACAGAAACTGGACTTGGGCCAAAAATAGGATGCTTTTTAAAACTTTTATTAACTGCAGTACCGGTTGGAATTTCATTTTTCCGCTGTATCATACCCAAAACTGAACCGTGAAACGCCAAAATTGCAATACGTACTGAACCGTGGGTTTAGCGAACCGTTAAACCCCTAGTAAATACCTTATATTAGCTATGTCAAGAGTCCAGTATATAAATACGCGGTGTgtataaacactaacataaaaTGCAATGTACAGTAGTAATTATATTAGAATGATAACATGTCAAAAGTCCAGTGTATAAATACACAGTGTGAAAACAGTATAAAAGGAGGTGTTCAGTGTTTAATGTCTCTGCATGGGACGGCAGCATTGGCAGTGTGTGTTTCAGATTGACTGCTGGGCTCTGCCTTCTGAGACGCAGGCCGCTGCTTGTGGACAGAGACACCTTGCCTTTCTCACAGCGAAACCCCATACTGGACATGGTAGTTTCTCTCTGTGTAACACCGGCAGTGTAATAGAGCTCTATGTGAGTTTCTAAGGGAAAAGAGGATGGGGGTTTGAGGGGGACAACAGAGCACCCAGATGGAGAGGCTAGCTAGCTGCTCCAAGCTATTGAATAGCTATGGGTATACGTCTGCCCTATACACTAAGATACAGCTCTTACCAAGCAAATCGTCTCAGGAATGcgcagagaaagagaagaggtggaAGTAGTGCCGCTGCAGCTATTTAAGGAGGGGGGTCAGCCGCAACATAACCAGGTACAGAGGACTAATCAgaaaattctctctctctgaatgcaTCCTGCCGCGCGGAAGGATACAATATTGGAGTGATGCAATATAGTACTACATAAGAAGAAGAACATTAACAAGAGACGTTGTTTTTTGTTTTGCAGGCTGGAACAATGGAGATGTGTAGTAGCGTGGTGTTGGGAGGCCTGGTGTTGTTGCTTCTACTGTGGTTGTTCaggctgaggagacagagacatgtcCATCTACCCCCAGGACCCTGCGCCCTGCCGCTTCTAGGCAACCTGCTTCAGATTGACAAACAGGCCCCCTTCAAGACCCTCACCAAGTGGAGTGGTGTGTATGGGCCAGTGATGACAGTGTATCTTGGGCCCCAGCgagcggtggtgctggtggggTACAGGGCAGTCAAGGAGGCTCTGGTGGACCAGGCTGAGGATTTCACAGGACGAGCTCCTGTCCCCTTCCTGGTCCTTGTTACCAGGGGATACGGCCTGGCCATCAGTAATGGGGAGCGTTGGCGCCAGCTGCGTCGTTTCACCCTGACCACGCTGAGAGACTTTGGGATGGGCCGTaagaggatggaggagtgggTACAGGAGGAGAGCCAACACCTCATAGACAGTCTGGACGCCACTAAAGCCGTACCCTTCGATCCTCATCCATTCCTGAGTCGCACCGTGTCCAATGTCATCTGCTCCCTGGTGTTCGGCCAGCGCTTCGGCTATGACGATGACAACTTCCTGCACTTGCTCAACATCCTCTCAGCTGTACTGCGCTTTGGAAGCAGCCCCTGTGGACAGCTGTACAACATCTTTCCCTGGCTGATGGAACACCTGCCTGGTCGGCAGCAAGTCGTGTTCGGCCAGATGGATGAGTTGAGAGGCTTTGTGATGAAAAAGATCCACGAGCACCAGGAGACCATTGACCCAGGCAACCCGAGAGACTTCACAGACTGCTTCCTCACCAGACTCAACCAGGAGAAGGATGTGTCCTCCTCTGAGTTCCATTACGATAACCTGGTGTCCACAGTGTTGGACCTCTTCCTTGCAGGAACAGAGACCACCAGCACCACTCTCAGATACGCCTTCATGCTGCTCCTCAAATACCCCGACATTCAGGAGCACGTTCAGCAGGAGATCGACACAGTGATTGGCCGACAGCGCATCCCTCAGATGGAGGACAGGAAGTCCCTCCCCTTCACAGAAGCCGTCATCCACGAGGTGCAGCGCTTCCTGGACATCGCCCCATTGAACCTCCCGCACTATGCCACCAAGAATATCTCATTCAGAGGGTACACTATCCCTCAGGGCACCGTGATCCTTCCAATGCTGCACTCTGTTCTGAGAGACCAGGACCACTGGGCCACGCCCACAACCTTCAATCCCAATCACTTCCTTGATCAGAACGGAAACTTCCAGAAGAACCCCGCCTTCTTGGCTTTCTCTGCAGGTAAGCGTGCCTGTGTGGGAGAGTCTCTGGCTCGTATGGAGATCTTTCTGTTCCTGGTGTCTCTGCTGCAACATTTCTCCTTCTCCTGCCCTGGAGGACCTGACAGCATTGACCTCAGCCCAGAGTTCAGCAGTTTCACTAACGTGCCGCGTCACTACCAGCTCATCGCTACACCCCGCTGACCAGGATGGGAATTACAGCCGAACTACAGGAGGAGTACTCAGGAGGAGGAGTACtcaggaggaggagtagagatgaGGGAGGTAGGgacagcacaggaggttggttcCCATATGTCTGCCATTTCATAAGcttgttccagccattattattatgagccgttctcccctcagcagcctccactgagggACGggtatctgttttttgttttgtttttcatgaCAATGTGATGATTTGTGATACTTTGTGATGTGTGTTCTTTAACAACGAATGATTGGAGATTTTTCTGGTCAGTATAGGTGGATCAGGAGAAACTCAGGGTCCTGAGAGTGAAGTCCTCTTTGTcatcgtcttgtcgtgtcctgtgtatatatatatttacatattttcttcgcatatctttatatatatttttttctctaaAAATCTCAACTTCataacactctcctgcaacccacctcaccaagttaaaaaaaaaagtattattcacctcaaatctgaaatccacaatagaagctagccagaagctagccagaagctagcgtcagtttactggctaacgttagtattcagctaaccacggttggtggtcatcagctatcctttagctcgaaaatctattgCCAGTTTTGTACAATGCGACTCagaccagagcataccggacctattttctctccatatctccagatttctaccgcaagctctggacatttacacctggatcttGCAGCTAGCTAACTGCTATCCGAGTGACTATTGCCTATGTCGgtcccggagcaaacatcaattattccggagctagccagctagagttccatcagccactcctgggctacaatcacctatccggaccggTTTTACTGCCGATGCGGAGCCCCCCGGGCCTTCACGACTGGTCTAGcgacatcaaacatctccaatccaaagttaaatctagaattggcttcctatttcgtaacaaagcatccttcactcatactgCCAAACACTCCCTCGTAAAACTgcccatcctaccgatcctcgacttcggcgatgtcatttacaaaatagcctccaaaacactctactcagtaaactgggtgcagtctatcacagggccatccgttttgtcaccaaagccccatatactacccaccactgcgacctgtacgctctcgttggctggccctcgctttatACTCGTCGcctaacccactggctccaggtcatctacaagaccctgttaggtaaagtccccccttatctcagctcgctggtcaccttagcagcacccacctgtagcacgcgctccagcaggtatatctctctagtcacccccaaaaccaattctttctttggccgccacttatctccctcactagctttaagcatcagctgtcagagcagctcacagattacagcacctgtacatagcccatctataattttgcccaaacaactacctcttcccctactgtatttattttgctcctatgcaccccgtgcttctacacctgcattgcttgctgtttggggttttaggctgggtttctgtacagcactttgagatatcagctgatgtaagaagggctataaaaataacatttgatttgattatttctacttcgcacattcttccactgcaaatctaccattccagtggattgctatattgtatttacttcgccaccatggcctttttttgttgcctttacctcccttatctcaccttatTTGCTCatatcgtatatagacttgtttatactgtattattgactgtatgtttgttttactccatgtgtaactctgtgtcgctgtatgtgtctaactgctttgctttatcttagccaggtcgcaattgtaaatgagaacttgttctcaacttgcctacctggttaaataaaggtgaaataaaatagtgctgagcgattagtgctttttgaggtcagtTCGGTttcatcattttttttaaatcacagtaacaatttttttttaaacattaaatgTAGTATgcgggttgaatgctgtaacacattataaaacaatgaataaaagtcccatgatggtagtgactgctcATTACTGCTGATCTCTTATTAACCATCATGGATTCACAGTACTTTACTTTAATAacatatttcagttgttgtgtatattacatttgttttacttGATGACTTTATTAATTCATTACAATTCATCATTTCATCTGTATAGAGCTGTCTGAcgaaatcactattttagtagttctttaAAGTAAATAAGGCAAACTTTTATGACTGCTAAACACCAATGATCAATCACGTAGATCATGTATATTCAGGTAGAGATACAGTATACGTATCAAAActtctggatgtcctttgagtggtggaccattcctgatacacacggggaactgttgagcgtgaaaaacccagcagctttgcagttctttaCACGAACCAATGCGCCGGACACCTGttatcataccccgttcaaaggcacttcaatttGTTGTCTTGCCTAGTGCTGTGCCTAgtgctgtggcggtcatgaaatgtTGTCAgacggttattgtcatgcaaaagactgccggtctcacggtagTTGACAGATCATTAACATAAACAAGTTGATGTGTGCCTTCGGAACATCCGaatttaaaaagtctaataaatcaatttattatacaccatcacaataaatccttTATTTATTTTAGTCAGGTCTAAAAAAACATTATGATCTGAGTAAAAAGTATTCCAGAAGAACAGAATCTGAGTTGACCTACTGTATGTTATGTGGCTGTGCTCCCTGCCATAGGCTGTAGGCGTGTTCATTTAACTGACAAGATATGCTTACAAGTCCCATGCCATTATTGTATACATGATTTAATAGTTACAAGAATAGAATtgaacttagctgaataaaatagaaaggagaTTTTTCCCATTCTGGAGTGAGTGTGCAAATTAAGTGGCTATGTTGAGTGTAAAAGTggtcatttgaaacaggtcctattcATTAGATTTAGAGTTACTTGGCAACTTTAGCTGAAAATGgtacaaaccttagaatgtcttagaaatcaaaacatatattGGCTGCATGTATTGAATATAGGCTATTGATGATCCGAGAAAGTCAAAAAAATAAAGCTTGTGCTCCATTCCTTACTTCAGGCTGTTCTTTCATCAAGTCATCATATTTTCACCCAGCAGACGATTCTCAATTGAAACTTGTCTTTACTGAGATGTCAAATTAGTTTAGATTTAGAATGTCCCATTATTAAATgggcaggaacaggaacaggaacaggggaaTAATACATGTAATCCATATGCACTCCAATAGTGAATGGAGGCTGCGCACTCGCAACGTTCAGTCTTTCAATGATGCCGGAAAACCTACTTGGGTTTTATAGCAGAGCTGTGTTTCATGTGATATTctgcccaaactctgtatgccatggcctctctaaccctgttcctgcagctacccagtgcttaCATTTGGAAACCTAGTGAAAACTCTTCAGGAACAtcgatagtaacatgttttcGCAACAAAACATATTTCACTAAATTGTTGACAGCCCCTCTGCACGCTtgagaaaggaatgaaggagagagagaaggagatggaaacgcacggtggtgagatattctgtatagCTAAAGGTAATGTCACCCAATTAATTAGGAAAAAACACAATTAAAATCACTATTATTAGGCTATTCCAAATCATACAAAAATGCACTATAATTGTAAACTAGTTGTAAGCcgccctgcacaatcaatgaaccaacagcatcaCTTAAGGCTTATgtgttctctcccagactcatgaATAGAAATgtagcataaggtaaccagtacatacagtatgcataaggtaaccagtacatacagtatgcataaggtaaccagtacatacagtatgcataaggtaaccagtacatacagtatgcataaggtaaccagtacatacagtatgcataaggtaaccagtacatacagtatgcataaggtaaccagtacatacagtatgcataaggtaaccagtacatacagtatgcataaggtaaccagtacatacagtatgcataaggtaaccagtacatacagtatgcataaggtaaccagtacatacagtatgcataaggtaaccagtacatacagtatgcataaggtaaccagtacatacagtatgcataaggtaaccagtacatacagtatgcataatgcataaggtaaccagtacatacagtatgcataaggtgtacatacagtatgcaggtccagtacatacagtatgcatAAGGCAGTATGCATTACATACAGTATGCATGTAACcagtacatacagtatgcatTTTGGAGTTTCATTTTATAGAAGAGCCCATTAATCCCAAAGATCTTAAATCAGTTTGTTTTATGTTTTTCTGACATTTGTAATATGTGGTAGGCTATATATTGTATAACAgcacaatcattattttaattcaGTTTATTTTTTCCAGGTTTGGGCTCATAAACCTCAGATTCAGATTGTACATATGAATAATATCTATGCATATGCATAAACTCTAATAAGCATATGGGTGTTCTGAATTAATCATCACAAATCCCAAATGTAAATTTCGTTGCAATAGGCTATGAAATAACATCCACGACGACGATGATTtacactcagtttcaacctgctTTTgcacttctttcttcaaattgattaTCATGAGGCTGTTTTGATGAtcagtgtttgatttgatttttccattgatgtcagagtggttagagggacagtagagccctgagtaccaggccattaggacctgatggagggacagtagagccctgagtaccaggccattaggacctgatggagggataATAgatccctgagtaccaggccattaggacctgatggagggataatagagccctgagtaccaggccattaggacctgatggagggataATAgaaccctgagtaccaggccattaggacctgatggagggataatagagccctgagtaccaggccattaggacctgatggagggacagtagagccctgagtaccaggccattaggacctgatggagggataatagagccctgagtaccaggccattaggacctgatggagggacaatagagccctgagtaccaggccattaggacctgatggagggacaatagagccctgagtaccaggccattaggacctgatggagggacaatagagccctgagtaccaggccattaggacctgatggagggacaatagagccctgagtaccaggccattaggacctgatggagggacaatagagccctgagtaccaggccattaggacctgatggagggacagtagagccctgagtaccaggccattaggacctgatggagggacagtagagccctgaggaccagaccattaggacctgatggtcatTAGGGTAATACCTATATAATAATGTCCTGGGGTCATAAAAGGAAATGACCACCTTCATTCATAGGATAGGTTAATACTACCCATGTAGTAAGTTGCCTAAACCCagcaatgttacattgagctggttgaatggaatatgaatgacagtcatccaacataCTGTAACAGACATACATTTGATATATGATGTTATATTTAGACAAAGATATAAAGAATATAGGCTCTCTAATTCATACCGTTGGACAAACAACACCCTGACTTACAGCACCACCACTGCTGGCTCGTAGCAATCTGTATTAGAGATCCTATTTGCTCTTCCCTAGCTCAGTACATTAGCTAAATGGCTTTTAGTTAGCAATTAGCATTCATTTAGGTATATGCCAGCTTCCTAAGACTAACTGACCCGCGCTTTGCAGAGACCAAGACACACAAACAAATAGTACAGAACAGAAAACACATGGATTCATATGAAGAAGCAACGTGGAAAGAGGTATCCTTCTTGTTTTGGAAGCATCTGTTGAGTCCATACATTGATTGCATGCTGAGAGAATGTAAACAGCGAGGAaacacagagtttctaaacccagaggtcCAACATCACAGTTTGGGGTTTTCTCGAAATCTAAAGGCAAAACCTCATTTGACAAACTGATATGTTTTCATTTTCATAAAAAACAACTGTATATCTAAGAATTGCCTTTGATTTGATGACCTggtcatggtccttctgtagctcagttggtagagcatggcgcttgtaatgccagggtagtgggtttgattcccgggaccacccatacgtagaatgtatgcacacatgactgtaagtcgctttggataaaagcgtctgctaaatggcatatatattattatatattattattattatattattatattattatatattatgacctGCACATGCGAAGATCGACACGACCATTAGACCCGATGACATGTTTCTGCACATGAGCTAAGCTTGATGATGTCGCCACGACATCACCTACAAGGATGATCTGGGATTCTAATGGAGAAGCAGTTTGTAGGTCTTTTCATTTCCACTCTCTTTGGAAGAACTGTGCTGCCTGCTTGAGTGACAGGGGTTGGGGTTTGGTGTGCTGGAAGCAAGCATCCgtgggagggagaggcaggcattTTTGGCAGTGCacaaggggggagagagagtgtgagaggctTGCTCATGCCAGCAGCCGGGCACAGTGGCAGGGACAACACTTTTATTATAGGAGTCATGAGGATAATGCACTTTACTGTTTGACAAATTCATGGTTTTATTTGCACAAAATCTAAATACGTTTTGATTGAGGTGACCAGGTAGAATGTGCAGATCGCACCAGTGTGACTAGTAATACATTTAACTCGTACAGCTAAGTCAAAGGGTCGCAAAATGTGGTTAAATGGTCACAGTCTGGAGCCCTGTAAGggcagacacagaaacagagaggatgaagGATGAAGAGAGAGCCTGACCATTCCACCGGAACGGTTTCCAACAGGACTGTGAGGTTTGTGCAGAACTGGGACACCTATTCTCTGGGGTAAGACTATGAGaggagcagccagccagccagccaggtgATGACACTGTTTCAATCTGAACAATGGCATCTCCCTATTTGCAGAGGCCTATGTTAGAACCCCCAGGATGGGGAAACAGAGCAAAGAAGGTCTTCTTACCTTCACAGAGTCCAGCAAACTCTTGGGGAAGAATC
Proteins encoded:
- the LOC118377991 gene encoding cytochrome P450 2F3-like isoform X1; amino-acid sequence: MVSFRAAGYIQSKDFQAGTMEMCSSVVLGGLVLLLLLWLFRLRRQRHVHLPPGPCALPLLGNLLQIDKQAPFKTLTKWSGVYGPVMTVYLGPQRAVVLVGYRAVKEALVDQAEDFTGRAPVPFLVLVTRGYGLAISNGERWRQLRRFTLTTLRDFGMGRKRMEEWVQEESQHLIDSLDATKAVPFDPHPFLSRTVSNVICSLVFGQRFGYDDDNFLHLLNILSAVLRFGSSPCGQLYNIFPWLMEHLPGRQQVVFGQMDELRGFVMKKIHEHQETIDPGNPRDFTDCFLTRLNQEKDVSSSEFHYDNLVSTVLDLFLAGTETTSTTLRYAFMLLLKYPDIQEHVQQEIDTVIGRQRIPQMEDRKSLPFTEAVIHEVQRFLDIAPLNLPHYATKNISFRGYTIPQGTVILPMLHSVLRDQDHWATPTTFNPNHFLDQNGNFQKNPAFLAFSAGKRACVGESLARMEIFLFLVSLLQHFSFSCPGGPDSIDLSPEFSSFTNVPRHYQLIATPR
- the LOC118377991 gene encoding cytochrome P450 2F3-like isoform X2 encodes the protein MEMCSSVVLGGLVLLLLLWLFRLRRQRHVHLPPGPCALPLLGNLLQIDKQAPFKTLTKWSGVYGPVMTVYLGPQRAVVLVGYRAVKEALVDQAEDFTGRAPVPFLVLVTRGYGLAISNGERWRQLRRFTLTTLRDFGMGRKRMEEWVQEESQHLIDSLDATKAVPFDPHPFLSRTVSNVICSLVFGQRFGYDDDNFLHLLNILSAVLRFGSSPCGQLYNIFPWLMEHLPGRQQVVFGQMDELRGFVMKKIHEHQETIDPGNPRDFTDCFLTRLNQEKDVSSSEFHYDNLVSTVLDLFLAGTETTSTTLRYAFMLLLKYPDIQEHVQQEIDTVIGRQRIPQMEDRKSLPFTEAVIHEVQRFLDIAPLNLPHYATKNISFRGYTIPQGTVILPMLHSVLRDQDHWATPTTFNPNHFLDQNGNFQKNPAFLAFSAGKRACVGESLARMEIFLFLVSLLQHFSFSCPGGPDSIDLSPEFSSFTNVPRHYQLIATPR